One genomic window of Cinclus cinclus chromosome 6, bCinCin1.1, whole genome shotgun sequence includes the following:
- the CALM1 gene encoding calmodulin-1, whose amino-acid sequence MADQLTEEQIAEFKEAFSLFDKDGDGTITTKELGTVMRSLGQNPTEAELQDMINEVDADGNGTIDFPEFLTMMARKMKDTDSEEEIREAFRVFDKDGNGYISAAELRHVMTNLGEKLTDEEVDEMIREADIDGDGQVNYEEFVQMMTAK is encoded by the exons ATG GCTGATCAGCTGACTGAAGAACAGATTGCTG AATTCAAGGAAGCCTTTTCCCTATTTGACAAAGATGGTGATGGTACTATCACAACGAAAGAGCTGGGAACTGTCATGAGGTCACTGGGTCAAAATCCAACAGAAGCAGAGTTGCAGGATATGATCAACGAGGTAGATGCTGATG GCAATGGCACTATCGACTTCCCTGAATTTTTAACCATGATGGCCAGAAAAATGAAGGACACAGACAGCGAGGAAGAAATCCGTGAGGCATTCCGAGTCTTTGACAAG GATGGCAATGGCTATATCAGTGCAGCAGAACTACGCCATGTTATGACAAACTTAGGAGAAAAGCTAACAGATGAAGAAGTAGATGAAATGATCAGAGAAGCAGATATTGATGGGGATGGGCAAGTCAACTATGAAG aattcGTACAGATGATGACTGCAAAGTGA